The following coding sequences lie in one bacterium genomic window:
- a CDS encoding M23 family metallopeptidase, with protein sequence MVTENQAKKESFLWLPTKKSAFLFLCAVIIVSPVAYANAGFLSLLGSIFGTTAAANPAQEVTIDYVNSQNIGLLQAAVNLNPKLARGGGDITIVNDSALLSDIGPMGSAVGVEETSSKSDQLSIYVVRKGDSLSQIAQMFGVSVNTIIWSNDIPRGGSIRVGETLVILPVSGVSHVIAKGDTIKSIATKYKGDAEEILGFNGLGDSDALAIGSTIIIPEGMLSLPTPASISYTKPKGTNGPSYSGYYLRPVNGTRSQGIHGYNGIDLAAPTGTPVFASASGDVVVSKYREGNPWFGGYGNYVVISHENGTQTLYAHMSKVIVGEEWRVVKGQVIGYVGSTGRSTGAHLHFEVRGARNPFQ encoded by the coding sequence GTGGTGACCGAGAACCAGGCTAAAAAAGAATCGTTTTTATGGCTTCCTACTAAAAAGTCTGCTTTTTTGTTCTTGTGTGCGGTTATCATTGTATCCCCCGTTGCATATGCAAATGCGGGGTTTCTTTCATTATTGGGTTCCATATTTGGTACAACCGCAGCGGCAAATCCTGCTCAAGAAGTAACCATAGATTATGTGAACTCGCAAAATATCGGTCTTCTCCAAGCAGCAGTAAATCTCAATCCTAAGTTAGCACGAGGCGGGGGCGACATTACTATTGTCAATGATAGCGCCCTTCTTTCAGACATTGGTCCAATGGGAAGTGCTGTTGGCGTTGAGGAAACATCTTCAAAGAGCGATCAATTAAGCATCTACGTTGTTCGAAAGGGTGATTCACTCTCACAAATTGCTCAAATGTTCGGCGTTTCTGTGAATACCATTATTTGGTCAAATGATATTCCACGTGGTGGTTCTATCCGTGTAGGGGAAACTCTGGTCATCCTCCCTGTATCGGGGGTGAGTCATGTTATTGCTAAGGGGGATACCATAAAATCAATCGCAACAAAATATAAAGGTGATGCAGAAGAAATTCTTGGATTCAATGGGCTTGGTGATAGTGACGCTCTGGCAATTGGATCTACGATTATCATTCCTGAAGGAATGCTTTCTTTGCCAACGCCGGCTTCTATTTCATACACAAAGCCAAAGGGAACAAATGGTCCTTCGTACAGTGGCTACTATTTGCGTCCCGTGAATGGCACAAGATCACAGGGGATACATGGTTATAACGGCATAGATCTTGCTGCTCCGACGGGAACACCAGTGTTTGCTTCAGCCAGTGGAGATGTCGTGGTGAGTAAGTATCGCGAGGGTAATCCATGGTTCGGTGGATATGGTAATTATGTTGTAATTAGCCACGAAAATGGTACACAGACGCTATATGCCCACATGAGTAAAGTAATTGTTGGAGAAGAATGGAGGGTAGTTAAGGGGCAGGTGATTGGATATGTAGGATCAACAGGAAGATCAACAGGGGCACACCTTCACTTTGAAGTTCGTGGAGCAAGAAATCCATTTCAATAA